One stretch of Streptomyces sp. NBC_01363 DNA includes these proteins:
- a CDS encoding NUDIX hydrolase, with product MGFQDTPEEWQVTATETPFTGNKTSVRTEEVVMPDGTVVRRDYQVHPGSVAVLALDDEGRVVVLRQYRHPVRHRLWEIPAGLLDVPGENPLHAAQRELYEEAYVKAEDWRVLTDVYTTPGGCDEAVRIFLARNLSEADGERFEVSEEEADMELARVPLQELVRGVLAGELHNNCLVVGVLSLAAVLAGDGIESLRPAGAPWPARPFEA from the coding sequence ATGGGTTTCCAGGACACGCCCGAGGAGTGGCAGGTCACCGCGACCGAGACGCCCTTCACCGGCAACAAGACCAGCGTCCGCACCGAAGAAGTGGTGATGCCGGACGGCACGGTCGTACGCCGCGACTACCAGGTCCATCCGGGCTCGGTCGCCGTGCTCGCGCTCGACGACGAAGGCCGGGTCGTCGTGCTGCGGCAGTACCGCCACCCGGTGCGCCACAGGCTCTGGGAGATCCCGGCCGGACTGCTCGACGTCCCCGGCGAGAACCCGCTGCACGCGGCCCAGCGCGAGCTCTACGAGGAGGCGTACGTCAAGGCCGAGGACTGGCGGGTGCTGACCGACGTCTACACCACGCCGGGCGGCTGCGACGAAGCCGTACGGATCTTCCTGGCCCGGAATCTCTCCGAGGCCGACGGGGAGCGCTTCGAGGTCTCCGAGGAGGAGGCCGACATGGAGCTGGCCCGGGTGCCGCTCCAGGAGCTGGTACGGGGCGTCCTCGCGGGGGAGCTGCACAACAACTGCCTCGTGGTGGGTGTCCTCTCGCTCGCGGCGGTCCTCGCCGGTGACGGGATCGAGTCGCTGCGCCCGGCCGGGGCGCCGTGGCCGGCCCGCCCGTTCGAGGCCTGA
- a CDS encoding CTP synthase, which produces MQPTSTTTKHIFVTGGVASSLGKGLTASSLGALLKARGLRVTMQKLDPYLNVDPGTMNPFQHGEVFVTNDGAETDLDIGHYERFLDVDLDGSANVTTGQVYSQVIAKERRGEYLGDTVQVIPHITNEIKHRIRRMATDDVDVVITEVGGTVGDIESLPFLETVRQVRHEVGRDNVFVVHISLLPYIGPSGELKTKPTQHSVAALRNIGIQPDAIVLRADRDVPTAIKRKISLMCDVDEAAVVACVDAKSIYDIPKVLHTEGLDAYVVRKLDLPFRDVDWTTWDDLLDRVHNPDHEITVALVGKYIDLPDAYLSVTEAIRAGGFANKARVKVKWVASDDCKTPSGAAKQLGDVDAICVPGGFGDRGVNGKIGAIQYARENKVPLLGLCLGLQCIVIEAARNLAEIPDANSTEFDAATSHPVISTMEEQLAYVEGAGDLGGTMRLGLYPAKLAEGSLVREAYDGQPYVEERHRHRYEVNNAYRAELEKKAGLVFSGTSPDNKLVEYVEYPREIHPYLVATQAHPELRSRPTRPHPLFAGLVKAAVERKTGAAAGDGQGTTSGK; this is translated from the coding sequence ATGCAGCCCACATCCACGACGACCAAGCACATCTTCGTCACCGGGGGTGTCGCCTCTTCCCTCGGCAAGGGTCTGACTGCCTCCAGCCTCGGTGCCCTGCTCAAGGCGCGCGGCCTTCGGGTCACCATGCAGAAGCTCGACCCGTACCTCAACGTCGACCCGGGCACGATGAACCCGTTCCAGCACGGTGAGGTGTTCGTCACCAACGACGGTGCCGAGACCGACCTGGACATCGGCCACTACGAGCGCTTCCTCGACGTCGACCTCGACGGCTCCGCCAACGTCACCACCGGCCAGGTCTACTCGCAGGTGATCGCCAAGGAGCGGCGCGGCGAGTACCTCGGTGACACCGTGCAGGTCATCCCGCACATCACCAACGAGATCAAGCACCGCATCCGCCGCATGGCCACCGACGACGTCGACGTAGTCATCACCGAGGTCGGCGGCACGGTCGGCGACATCGAGTCGCTGCCGTTCCTGGAGACCGTCCGCCAGGTCCGCCACGAGGTCGGCCGGGACAACGTCTTCGTCGTGCACATCTCGCTGCTGCCCTACATCGGCCCGTCCGGCGAGCTCAAGACCAAGCCGACCCAGCACTCCGTCGCCGCGCTGCGCAACATCGGTATCCAGCCCGACGCCATCGTGCTGCGCGCCGACCGCGACGTACCGACCGCCATCAAGCGCAAGATCTCGCTGATGTGCGACGTCGACGAGGCCGCCGTGGTGGCCTGCGTGGACGCCAAGTCGATCTACGACATCCCGAAGGTGCTGCACACCGAGGGTCTGGACGCCTACGTCGTGCGCAAGCTCGACCTGCCGTTCCGCGACGTCGACTGGACGACGTGGGACGACCTGCTGGACCGTGTTCACAACCCCGACCACGAGATCACCGTCGCGCTCGTCGGCAAGTACATCGACCTGCCCGACGCCTACCTCTCGGTCACCGAGGCCATCCGGGCCGGCGGCTTCGCCAACAAGGCCCGGGTCAAGGTCAAGTGGGTCGCCTCGGACGACTGCAAGACCCCGTCGGGTGCCGCGAAGCAGCTCGGTGACGTCGACGCGATCTGCGTCCCCGGTGGCTTCGGCGACCGCGGTGTCAACGGCAAGATCGGCGCCATCCAGTACGCCCGCGAGAACAAGGTGCCGCTGCTCGGCCTGTGCCTCGGCCTCCAGTGCATCGTGATCGAGGCCGCGCGCAACCTCGCAGAGATCCCCGACGCCAACTCCACCGAGTTCGACGCCGCCACCTCGCACCCCGTCATCTCGACGATGGAGGAGCAGCTGGCGTACGTCGAGGGCGCGGGCGACCTCGGCGGCACCATGCGGCTCGGCCTGTACCCGGCGAAGCTCGCCGAGGGCTCGCTGGTCCGCGAGGCGTACGACGGCCAGCCGTACGTGGAGGAGCGTCACCGCCACCGCTACGAGGTCAACAACGCCTACCGGGCCGAGCTGGAGAAGAAGGCCGGTCTGGTCTTCTCCGGCACCTCCCCGGACAACAAGCTCGTCGAGTACGTCGAGTACCCGCGCGAGATCCACCCCTACCTGGTCGCCACCCAGGCGCACCCGGAGCTGCGCTCCCGCCCGACCCGCCCGCACCCGCTCTTCGCGGGCCTGGTGAAGGCGGCCGTCGAGCGCAAGACGGGCGCCGCGGCCGGTGACGGGCAGGGCACCACGTCGGGCAAGTAG